A DNA window from Lachancea thermotolerans CBS 6340 chromosome G complete sequence contains the following coding sequences:
- the MRPL1 gene encoding mitochondrial 54S ribosomal protein uL1m (similar to uniprot|Q04599 Saccharomyces cerevisiae YDR116C MRPL1 Mitochondrial ribosomal protein of the large subunit), translating into MFSGLSSRFLPLVRASPVRRLHVSASLRAEEPVGNATSKLSKDQLKKREVRRFAQKKAAARRPASEHPLYMPVDKALRFLRAAEVGQPQSQQTLSVTTIVISERGAPLLSGNVSFPNALKELKIAVFTNDEQQAQIAREKFNCHVVGGSELVEKIKQGQVPLDFDKSFATPEIATLLASQLGRILGPRGLLPAAKKGTVSENLESLIKDSMGTLPFRQRGNNISIAVGRCSFTDKQLLENIVAAQKSVKEALANQKAKKPSLLGQTTLTSTRGPGIVIDFA; encoded by the coding sequence ATGTTTTCCGGACTATCTAGCAGGTTTTTGCCCCTAGTGAGGGCTTCTCCTGTGAGGAGGTTGCACGTTTCGGCGTCCCTAAGAGCGGAAGAACCAGTTGGCAATGCAACATCGAAACTGTCAAAAGAccaattgaagaagagagaaGTTAGAAGATTTGCGCAGAAGAAGGCGGCCGCGAGGAGGCCTGCCAGCGAGCATCCTTTATACATGCCTGTGGATAAAGCTCTGAGGTTTTTGCGCGCCGCTGAGGTGGGCCAACCACAGTCGCAGCAGACTCTGAGTGTCACGACAATTGTGATTTCTGAAAGAGGTGCGCCACTTTTGAGCGGTAACGTGTCATTTCCAAACGCGTTGAAGGAGCTGAAGATCGCGGTTTTTACCAATGACGAACAGCAAGCCCAAATTGCAAGAGAGAAATTCAACTGCCACGTTGTCGGCGGTTCGGAGTTGGTGGAAAAGATTAAGCAAGGCCAAGTGCCTCTCGACTTTGACAAAAGTTTTGCTACCCCTGAAATAGCCACACTGCTTGCATCGCAGCTTGGTAGAATATTGGGGCCTCGTGGCCTACTGCCTGCAGCTAAAAAGGGTACTGTTTCAGAAAACCTAGAATCCCTGATTAAAGATAGCATGGGCACACTGCCTTTTAGGCAACGTGGTAATAACATAAGCATCGCCGTTGGCAGATGTTCTTTCACAGATAAGCAGCTTTTAGAAAACATCGTCGCGGCTCAAAAAAGCGTGAAGGAAGCGCTAGCCAAccaaaaggccaagaagccaagTTTGTTGGGCCAGACGACTCTCACGTCTACTCGCGGTCCCGGTATTGTGATTGACTTTGCTTGA
- the MRX14 gene encoding mitochondrial 54S ribosomal protein bL34m (some similarities with uniprot|Q04598 Saccharomyces cerevisiae YDR115W), whose translation MSFIYNRLFQFSARRSLSSLSSFSPLNAVSCRPSVFQAAAPMAAERSSQGSSPLFSALFGFTQRRWKSRGNTYQPSTLKRKRRVGFLARAKSKQGYKVLKRRREKGRWYLTH comes from the coding sequence ATGTCTTTCATCTACAATCGCCTTTTCCAGTTCTCTGCTAGGCGATCCTTGTCCAGCCTTTCATCATTTTCACCTTTAAACGCTGTTTCATGCCGTCCATCGGTTTTCCAGGCCGCAGCTCCTATGGCAGCGGAAAGAAGCAGCCAAGGCAGCTCCCCACTCTTTAGCGCGCTCTTCGGTTTTACTCAGAGAAGATGGAAGAGCAGAGGTAATACTTATCAGCCAAGCACACTTAAAAGGAAGAGAAGGGTTGGGTTCCTGGCACGAGCCAAAAGCAAGCAGGGATACAAAGTCCTAAAAAGGAGGAGAGAAAAGGGCAGGTGGTACCTCACGCATTAg
- the GEP5 gene encoding Gep5p (weakly similar to uniprot|Q12393 Saccharomyces cerevisiae YLR091W Hypothetical ORF), whose protein sequence is MNMAVRALEKLPLDIRTLELLERKLLKKSLPGFQELAQQYTADGSSKSLESIVHLTYFHWCNEDAPHIKKFREHYAELRDHWPYEFHRSILSMDTPKTQSIRFLWSSNSPKVLSKMSYEKYAHDTEERPSRLTELQRTVQFHEVFQHFLFLKSRPHLCKTRKGLAVPIVEIPMKPLGQNIPEVRVRNLFKRKIAYVWKVLALDSPALSRQNELSLAKIIDSPQLPEDVSSKRELKRLYQRACRGAYTIEQHPVLGLEIKESKLLKRL, encoded by the coding sequence ATGAATATGGCAGTCCGAGCGCTAGAAAAACTTCCTTTAGATATCAGGACGCTAgagctccttgaaaggaagttgctcaagaaatCCCTACCGGGATTCCAGGAGCTAGCACAGCAGTACACAGCAGACGGTAGTTCGAAATCGCTCGAGAGTATAGTACATCTCACTTACTTCCATTGGTGCAACGAGGATGCACCGCATATAAAAAAATTCAGAGAACACTACGCAGAGCTGCGTGATCACTGGCCCTACGAGTTCCATCGTAGTATCCTTTCAATGGACACCCCTAAAACGCAGTCGATACGCTTTTTATGGAGTTCAAACAGCCCAAAAGTTCTCTCCAAGATGAGCTACGAGAAGTATGCGCATGACACTGAGGAAAGGCCGAGCAGGCTCACGGAGCTACAGCGCACGGTACAATTCCACGAGGTTTTCCAACATttcctgtttttgaagagcagaCCGCACTTATGCAAGACCCGCAAGGGCCTTGCGGTGCCTATTGTTGAAATACCGATGAAGCCGCTTGGTCAAAACATCCCTGAGGTTAGGGTTAGGAATTTGTTCAAACGCAAGATTGCGTATGTTTGGAAAGTACTGGCGCTTGATAGCCCGGCGCTTTCGAGACAAAACGAGTTGTCGCTCGCGAAGATTATCGACTCGCCGCAGCTGCCTGAGGATGTCAGCAGCAAGCGAGAGCTGAAAAGGCTTTATCAACGTGCATGCAGAGGCGCTTACACGATAGAGCAGCACCCCGTCTTAGGCCTGGAAATTAAGGAATCAAAACTACTTAAACGCTTGTGA
- the PDS1 gene encoding securin (weakly similar to uniprot|P40316 Saccharomyces cerevisiae YDR113C PDS1): MGRHEDKENSIWSESNVPVTPRHLLSRSQSFMKNKSPKRAEARRPLASKDNNRSVSYLGTKEPLRKRTRPGVNHAGSFVGNARLGPAPTLNASGAPKIKSLVLKDGIEEEGSQSEGAEVDEDDDDDSNRLAAKLRTKLLSRDRDAEGEQTGLLGATGGLQSLLGPKLSQRAEESDSDQEVEVIPPRPEPLPHVPEGYTPFGEQEIAKLQGVDVSPFQLNFSGVDEDEDINSQDSTQLFTLNFDRDDNDDTDADQSGRKRHHTPERTTIPISTGQRRKSDVFELEPTYAGNGLTAKELESLLE; the protein is encoded by the coding sequence ATGGGACGCCATGAGGATAAGGAAAATTCAATTTGGTCTGAAAGCAATGTTCCAGTTACGCCAAGACATCTACTGAGCAGGTCTCAGTCGTTCATGAAGAATAAATCACCAAAGCGTGCGGAGGCAAGGAGACCGCTTGCGAGCAAGGACAATAATAGGAGTGTGAGCTACCTTGGGACCAAGGAGCCGCTGCGCAAGAGAACAAGACCTGGGGTCAACCATGCGGGCAGTTTTGTCGGGAACGCGCGCCTGGGCCCAGCCCCCACTTTGAACGCAAGCGGAGCGCCTAAGATCAAGAGTCTGGTGCTCAAGGATGGCATAGAAGAGGAGGGCTCTCAGAGTGAGGGTGCGGAGGTcgacgaggatgacgatgatgataGCAACCGGCTGGCCGCGAAGCTGAGGACAAAACTGCTTTCTCGCGACCGCGACGCAGAAGGCGAGCAAACTGGCCTGCTAGGCGCGACCGGTGGCTTACAGAGCCTTCTGGGACCCAAATTGAGCCAGAGGGCTGAAGAATCCGATAGCGACCAGGAGGTTGAGGTAATACCGCCCAGACCAGAGCCTCTGCCTCACGTTCCTGAGGGTTATACACCTTTCGGTGAACAAGAAATCGCTAAACTGCAAGGCGTCGACGTTTCTCCCTTTCAGCTAAACTTCTCGGGTGtggacgaagacgaagacaTCAATTCTCAGGATTCTACGCAGCTTTTTACATTGAATTTTGACAGAGATGATAATGACGATACTGACGCTGATCAAAGCGGCCGCAAAAGGCATCATACGCCCGAAAGAACAACTATTCCGATTTCAACGGGTCAACGGCGCAAGAGTGACGTCTTTGAACTGGAGCCCACATACGCCGGCAACGGACTTACCGCTAAGGAGCTCGAATCACTGCTAGAGTAA
- the XDJ1 gene encoding Xdj1p (similar to uniprot|P39102 Saccharomyces cerevisiae YLR090W XDJ1 Putative homolog of E. coli DnaJ closely related to Ydj1p) produces MDPYETLGVAPDATQDEIKKAYRRLALQHHPDKVSDESLRDESEIKFKEVAAAYELLSNEEKRQNYDTYGDTNGFSGDYSGFQDGDFASFFGNFASNRYQDEYEAQSPPSPRTDDAHVPIRLTMQELYNGKTIRFQAKRNVVCNRCEGTGVRRRARHASACSQCEGHGVKQRLRRLGPGFVTREIVQCDKCKGLGKNLRSEDMCKKCHGKRVTPESKNLNVYIPRGSRHGDRVVLKGEADEEPGKIPGDLVFDIAENSASSSLERRGSDLYAKITISLSDALTGFEKEVCTTLDGRLLKLKVPLGQVVRPGNFVRIDNEGWPLDDQGSKFGDMYVQIDIEFPPDHWFSERSDVKSLQNLLPQAVSSSATSDFNASASDPANTETPLKFSIVKSAEELPQYLSEESEPGPQCAQQ; encoded by the coding sequence ATGGACCCCTACGAAACGCTGGGCGTAGCACCAGATGCTACTCAGGAtgagatcaagaaggcgTACAGGCGACTGGCGCTGCAGCACCACCCAGACAAGGTCAGCGATGAGTCGTTAAGAGATGAAAGTGaaatcaagttcaaagaggTGGCGGCCGCTTAtgaacttttgagcaaCGAGGAGAAAAGGCAAAACTACGATACATATGGAGACACTAATGGTTTCTCAGGAGATTACAGCGGCTTCCAAGACGGCGACTtcgccagcttcttcgGTAACTTCGCTTCTAACAGATACCAAGACGAATACGAGGCTCAGTCGCCACCAAGTCCACGTACAGATGACGCTCATGTACCAATACGCCTCACAATGCAGGAGCTTTACAACGGAAAAACCATCAGGTTCCAAGCCAAGCGAAACGTTGTGTGTAATCGTTGCGAAGGTACCGGCGTTCGTAGGCGCGCTAGGCATGCTTCAGCGTGCTCTCAATGCGAAGGGCACGGCGTAAAGCAGAGGCTCAGAAGATTAGGCCCCGGATTTGTTACTCGTGAGATTGTGCAGTGTGACAAATGCAAGGGCTTGGGTAAAAATCTGCGATCAGAGGATATGTGCAAAAAGTGCCACGGCAAAAGAGTGACCCCGGAAAGCAAAAATCTTAATGTTTACATACCAAGAGGATCGCGTCACGGTGATAGAGTCGTGCTGAAAGGAGAAGCTGACGAAGAGCCTGGAAAAATCCCCGGCGACCTTGTGTTTGACATCGCTGAAAACAGTGCTAGCAGCTCGCTAGAACGCAGGGGCTCCGACTTGTACGCAAAAATTACAATATCATTATCAGACGCGCTAACGGGATTTGAAAAGGAAGTTTGTACTACGCTGGACGGAAGGctgttgaaattgaaagTGCCTTTGGGACAAGTAGTGAGACCAGGCAATTTTGTTCGAATCGACAACGAGGGTTGGCCGCTTGATGACCAGGGCAGCAAGTTTGGCGATATGTACGTCCAGATCGATATCGAGTTCCCTCCGGACCACTGGTTTAGCGAAAGAAGCGACGTCAAATCCCTACAGAACTTGCTGCCACAAGCCGTATCGTCGTCAGCTACCTCAGACTTTAACGCCTCAGCTTCAGATCCTGCTAATACAGAAACTCCGCTTAAATTCAGTATTGTGAAATCCGCGGAAGAACTTCCGCAGTACCTCTCCGAAGAATCTGAACCGGGGCCTCAGTGTGCGCAACAGTAA